The DNA sequence TGCGGTCTCCCTCAGCACTTTGGCAACGGCCTTGATGGCGATGTCGCCCACGGGATGGCCGTAGGTGTCGTTTACGGCCTTGAACTTGTCGATGTCCATGAGCAGGATCGAGAAGGGCCGGGGTTCCCGGTCGATGCGTCTATATTCCTCGGCCAGCTTCTCCATGAAGGTACGGTGGTTCAGCAGGCCTGTCAGACCATCGGTCCGTGCAAGGCTGCTGATCTGCTGATGCAGGATGGCGTTGTCCATGACGAGGGCGATCTGGTTGGAGAGGGTCTCCAAAAAAGTGAGGTGAAATTCCGAGAAGGCGTTGGGCCTGAGGGACCCCAGAAAGAAGGCGCCGATGAACTTCTCCCCTTTTGCCAGCGGCCAGCAGGAGAGGGACCTGAGCTGCCGGGTCAGCCGGGTCGATGTGTCGATCAGGCCGACCACGGTGCGCTCGCCGAGGTCGGACCAGTGGTAAGGAGCGGACTGCCCCTTCTCCCACTGGTTCAGCATCTGGTTGATCAGCGTGCCTTGTTCCAGAGGGTGCTTTCCCGGTTCCCCGTCATTGGCCCCGCCCTTCTCACCCGTCATCAGGGACGAAGCCACTTTCCGCAGGAGCGACTGCTCTGGATCCGCGAGTTCCACAAGCCCGCTCTGGTGCACGACGGAGACAGCGCGGATTCTGTCATTATAGAGCACAAAGACACAGAAATCGTTCGGCACAAGGATGTTGATCTCCCTTGCCAGTCCGTCCAGGATGTCCTCCAGTTCGAGCGTGCTGTTCAGAACGGCGCTCATCGTGTGCATGGCCGCGAAGGTCCTTGCCCGCATGCCAAGCTCCTGCGTGACACGGATCTTCTCGATGATCTCGATGAAAAAGGGCGAAAATCGCGCCAGCATGTCCTGCGTTTCCAGGGAAAAGGCGCCCTCTTCAAGGCTGTCGATGGCCAGGATGCCGATGGTCTCCCGCCCCCTGGTGATGGGGATGGCAAGGAGCGACCGCACCGGCACGGCGCGCACGTAGTACCCCAGGGTCCCCAGGGACTCATGGACACCCGGGAGGTATTGCGGCTGCTGGAGCTGGACGCATTGCATGAGGAGGGATCCGGTCTTCCCGGAGTTGAGCGCTTCTCCGAGGGGCGCGAGAAATATGCCGGCGGCATCGCTGCGGCGCGCCCGGAGCACGAAGGAGTCATCGTCCCCGGCCCGCTCCTTCACGAACAGGGCATAGGCGTGTGCAGGAACAAACCCGTAGATCATGTCCAGGAGCCCGTCAAAGGAGGCTTCCAGGCTCCTCGAGGCCCTCACATTCGACGCAAGCTGGCTCTCATCCGTCAGCGCTCCGATCGTGTCCGTGTCGTCAAGGGGGTCGATCGCATCGGCGCGCTCGAGCAGCTTCTCATGCTCGTCCTTTGCTTGCGCGGCCTCCCTGCGCGTACGATGGATGATATGGGATATGATCGCGGGAACGACGGCAAGGGACAGGGCAAAACCGGCATAGATCGGATACTGGCCCGGCTCCGGTCCTCCCGATAAGAACAGGTTGGCGCCCTCGATGACAAGGATGATGGCGCTCGTCGCCAGCGTCTGGAGCAGGGGCAGGAAGACCGCCGCAACGGAGACGAATACGAAATAGGCCGGCCAGAGCAAGGAATGAACGCCGCCGGTGAGCTGCACGAGGAAGTTCAGCAGGAGTACGCCAAGGACAATGAACGGGAAGGCCCGGAAGGGCGCGTCGGAGAACAGGGAGCGGTAGGCTACGGTGAGGACGATCAGCAGGTATCCCGCGAGCCAGGCGAGCTGATACGGGAAAGACGGCTCGGGTCCGAGAAACAATCCCGAGGCCGCGAAAAAACCACACAGAACCAGGAGGCCGGGGACGAGAACTTTGTTCAAATCTTCCTTCTCCTGTTCAGCTCTTCCTCGAAATACTTCCGGTAGAGAACGTCCCACTCGCGGCTGCCCTCGGGCACCCTCCGGGAGAGCGACTGGATCGTGCGACGCGCAGCGGCGTCGGCCTCGTCCTCGAACTTGAGCTCGTCCGAAATGGTCCGCTTGATCTCGCGGAGGATGCGCTCCTCGGGCTGGATTGCATCGACGTTCCTGTCCTGCATCAGCATGTCCAGGACGAGGTGGGACACATGGGATATCCGGTCTTCGGTCAAGCGCATGGCGTTGTTACTCCTGGCAGGCTGCTGACGGGATCCAGGGCACCCTTGAGCTTTCTTCACGACCCCGGCGCCGTTGCGCCAAATACCTCTGTTTTTCTTTGCTCCCCATCAGAGCACGATGCCCCGCTCCCTGGCAAGCTTCTGCTTCGTGAGCTCGAACACCTTGCGGTAGTCCATGTTGCCCTTCATGATCTCCGCCTCGTGCGCCGCGAGTATCTTCTCGACGTCCTTGTTCAGCTTGTCTTCGTCGAGCATGTTCGTCGTGATCACCGCGTTGATCTTTTCAACGATGGTTGTTTTCGGAACGTCGTACTTGACAAGGCCCCGGGACTCGAGGTTCGACGCGATTGCATTGGCAAGATGCTGGATTAGATCCTTCGATAAACGCATGATTTCACCTGCGTCATTATATCAGAAACAGGGGAAAGGGGAGGGAAAAAACTTGGTTCATTCGTAATAGAGTTAAAAGCTACTGCGAGCGGCTGTCTCGCGCAGAGCCGCCAAGCACGCAAAGAAAGACAACGACAGAAGCTTGAGAACGGTCGTCCGATTTTGACAGGGAGACATACATCAAATTCTTGTTCTTTAAGCGTGTTTATACGGCTTACTGCAGAATGATGTTATTCTTTCTTTGCGCCTTTGCACGAAAGTGGTTTTTCATTCAGGGGAATTGCTGTTCCGGGAATGCGTTACACCTGTTCCCCGGGTCCCCGCACCTTGCGGAGGTCCGCCCAGATGTCGACAATGCCGAGGGCGACCACGAACACGACGGTGGGAAGCAGAAGGATGAGTGCGTGGATCATTCCCCGGATGAAGGGCTGGATGCGGACCTTGCGCAGGTAGAAGTCGACGATAGCGACGCCCTGGGTCAGATACACAACGGAATAGATGATAGCGAGGTTCCAGCCCGTGAAGCGCGCAGCTTCCGAGGGAATGACAACGAGCGCCAGCCCGACGATCAATCCCCAGACCCAGACATCGGGCGCGTGCCACTTGGCCAGAGGGATCGCCGGGGCCACCTGAGCGTTTCCCGGCCTCCGGGCCAGGATGATGCGGCTGAGGCCATAGCAGCTGGCCGACTGGAAAACGGAGGTGGCGATCGTAATGCCCGGGAGCAGGCGAACGAGGTTGCGGATGAACGTGTCCGGTACGGAAGCTATGGCTGACGACATTTCCCTGAGACCGATCTCGGCGTACAGCCTGGCAGCCTCGGTCATGCTGCCCTTCAGGTACTCTTCCACGACAATGACCGGGTTCTTCCCGATGCGGGAGAACAGGTAGGCGGCGATGGCGGACAGCACGATCATGGGCAGCATGCCGCCCAGAACGACCGCGGATTCGGGCTTCCACCGCCTGCGCATGCCCTCGGAAAGGCCGATGGCCATAAGGCCGAAGGTCAGCACCAGAATGGCGGCGGTATGCCAGCCGCCGAGGATCGTGAGGAACAGCCCCGAAGCGATCAGAACGATCGATCCCTCTGTCCTGCCTCCGCGCAGGTACGCGAGAACGAGCGGGACCGGGGTGAAGAGGGCGATGATCTGGCCGGCCACGGGGATGATGAAGCCCGCGACGAACATGGCCGTCGTCTGGATGATTCCGATGACAATGGAGCGGTAGTTCACCATGGTTCTCCTGGTCTGCGAATGAATCTCTCGGACGCGAATGGTTGTATGAAGCGGCGTGAAGGTCTTTTTACGCGAAGATCATCATCCAACGGGCTTTTTCCGTGTCCCCGCGTTTTGCCAAAAATAAGGGGAAACCCATTCTCATGAGTTTCCCCGTCGTGCGATCCGGAACCGGTCAGCGTTTACTTCTCGCCGGAGAAGGGCAGCATCGCGAT is a window from the Nitrospirota bacterium genome containing:
- a CDS encoding DUF507 family protein; protein product: MRLSKDLIQHLANAIASNLESRGLVKYDVPKTTIVEKINAVITTNMLDEDKLNKDVEKILAAHEAEIMKGNMDYRKVFELTKQKLARERGIVL
- a CDS encoding DUF2232 domain-containing protein, which produces MVNYRSIVIGIIQTTAMFVAGFIIPVAGQIIALFTPVPLVLAYLRGGRTEGSIVLIASGLFLTILGGWHTAAILVLTFGLMAIGLSEGMRRRWKPESAVVLGGMLPMIVLSAIAAYLFSRIGKNPVIVVEEYLKGSMTEAARLYAEIGLREMSSAIASVPDTFIRNLVRLLPGITIATSVFQSASCYGLSRIILARRPGNAQVAPAIPLAKWHAPDVWVWGLIVGLALVVIPSEAARFTGWNLAIIYSVVYLTQGVAIVDFYLRKVRIQPFIRGMIHALILLLPTVVFVVALGIVDIWADLRKVRGPGEQV
- a CDS encoding DUF507 family protein yields the protein MKKAQGCPGSRQQPARSNNAMRLTEDRISHVSHLVLDMLMQDRNVDAIQPEERILREIKRTISDELKFEDEADAAARRTIQSLSRRVPEGSREWDVLYRKYFEEELNRRRKI
- a CDS encoding diguanylate cyclase, with the protein product MNKVLVPGLLVLCGFFAASGLFLGPEPSFPYQLAWLAGYLLIVLTVAYRSLFSDAPFRAFPFIVLGVLLLNFLVQLTGGVHSLLWPAYFVFVSVAAVFLPLLQTLATSAIILVIEGANLFLSGGPEPGQYPIYAGFALSLAVVPAIISHIIHRTRREAAQAKDEHEKLLERADAIDPLDDTDTIGALTDESQLASNVRASRSLEASFDGLLDMIYGFVPAHAYALFVKERAGDDDSFVLRARRSDAAGIFLAPLGEALNSGKTGSLLMQCVQLQQPQYLPGVHESLGTLGYYVRAVPVRSLLAIPITRGRETIGILAIDSLEEGAFSLETQDMLARFSPFFIEIIEKIRVTQELGMRARTFAAMHTMSAVLNSTLELEDILDGLAREINILVPNDFCVFVLYNDRIRAVSVVHQSGLVELADPEQSLLRKVASSLMTGEKGGANDGEPGKHPLEQGTLINQMLNQWEKGQSAPYHWSDLGERTVVGLIDTSTRLTRQLRSLSCWPLAKGEKFIGAFFLGSLRPNAFSEFHLTFLETLSNQIALVMDNAILHQQISSLARTDGLTGLLNHRTFMEKLAEEYRRIDREPRPFSILLMDIDKFKAVNDTYGHPVGDIAIKAVAKVLRETARTTDFVARYGGEEFAVGMVDTTTKGAGQMAERVRSIMEKTVVTAAGARDLRITLSIGVASFPEDTKTPAELVTLSDNALYQAKKSGRNRVCLQKDIEAGDGQPQKHS